A window of Caloranaerobacter sp. TR13 contains these coding sequences:
- the csrA gene encoding carbon storage regulator CsrA produces MLVLTRKKNESIVINGDIEIIVVGVEDGKVKLGIKAPKNIEIHRKEIYEAIQKENQKAASTHNVDFGTLKGILKK; encoded by the coding sequence ATGCTTGTACTGACTAGAAAGAAGAATGAAAGCATAGTTATAAATGGGGATATCGAAATTATTGTTGTAGGGGTAGAAGATGGCAAGGTCAAACTTGGTATAAAAGCGCCGAAAAATATAGAAATACATAGAAAAGAAATTTACGAAGCCATTCAAAAAGAAAACCAAAAAGCAGCTAGTACACACAATGTCGATTTTGGAACTTTGAAAGGGATATTAAAAAAATAG
- the fliW gene encoding flagellar assembly protein FliW: MILNTKHFGQIEIDENSIITFPDGLLAFEEQKRFVIINNPDEEIPFKWLQSIDNSDLAFVIINPFLFKKDYEFDIPQSVIDKLKIKEEKDVLVYSIVVVPEDITKMTANLVGPIIINLKNRLGKQIILEDKRYTTKHLILEELSKPGQEE; this comes from the coding sequence ATGATACTAAATACAAAACACTTTGGTCAAATAGAAATTGACGAAAACAGCATAATTACATTCCCAGATGGATTATTAGCTTTTGAAGAACAGAAGAGATTTGTGATAATAAATAACCCAGATGAAGAAATACCATTTAAATGGCTCCAATCAATAGACAATTCCGACCTTGCCTTTGTAATAATAAATCCATTTCTTTTCAAAAAGGACTACGAATTCGATATTCCCCAATCTGTTATTGATAAGCTTAAAATAAAAGAAGAGAAAGATGTTTTAGTATATTCAATAGTCGTAGTACCAGAAGATATAACAAAAATGACAGCTAATTTAGTAGGCCCTATAATAATCAATTTAAAAAATAGACTAGGAAAGCAAATAATATTGGAAGATAAGAGATATACTACTAAACATCTAATATTAGAAGAACTTAGTAAGCCAGGTCAGGAGGAATAA
- a CDS encoding DUF6470 family protein — translation MPLKINTIRPQIEINTTNGRMNIRQPKGEQSIHTTMPKVKIESEKPTVIIDQYQCFAESGLKNYLDLTKEAARLGYQKVLEGITRIVEDGNRMAQIENGMPSAIPELAEKNAWEELDYNIDVIPKSRPKIDVKGRLKTDWELGKVNIDYKINKPSINFQRGKVETYLKQKSSIEIRYVDARI, via the coding sequence ATGCCACTAAAAATAAATACAATACGTCCCCAAATTGAAATCAATACAACAAATGGTCGGATGAATATCAGGCAGCCTAAAGGAGAGCAGAGCATACATACAACTATGCCAAAAGTTAAAATAGAGAGTGAAAAACCGACAGTTATTATAGACCAGTATCAGTGTTTTGCTGAATCTGGTCTTAAAAATTACTTAGATTTAACTAAAGAAGCTGCAAGGCTTGGTTACCAAAAAGTACTAGAAGGAATTACAAGAATAGTAGAAGATGGCAACAGAATGGCACAAATAGAGAACGGTATGCCCTCAGCTATTCCTGAACTAGCAGAAAAAAATGCATGGGAAGAATTAGACTATAATATAGATGTTATACCAAAATCAAGACCTAAAATAGATGTAAAAGGGAGACTAAAAACAGATTGGGAATTAGGCAAAGTAAATATAGATTACAAAATAAATAAACCTAGTATTAATTTTCAAAGAGGAAAAGTAGAAACATATCTAAAACAAAAATCTAGTATAGAGATAAGATACGTGGACGCCAGAATATGA
- the flgL gene encoding flagellar hook-associated protein FlgL, with product MRITNNMLISNMMRNLNNNLKKMDKIQKKLSSGKNFQLPSDDPIGVSRSLKLNTDIAKIEQYKRNLDDAVSWLEITESAVAEVEDVLQRARELTVQAANGTNGKDDLKMISAEIGQLKGQLINIANTTYAGRYIFSGYKTDTPLVDENGKFKLTNYEVGAGTFSPHVLGKNEISNYNVGIADKIAVNVVGVKVFGKFEGDLDNPNFDTDVNGYEIDNTNKTSDSTNADQSYLIAMFDSLKTALDNGDADTIQKTLGRIDKVMENLLSVRADIGAKTNRLELTKKRLESQSINFTKLLSENEEADIAEVIMNLKMNENVYRASLSAGARIIQPTLVDFLR from the coding sequence ATGCGTATTACGAATAATATGCTTATAAGTAATATGATGAGAAATTTAAATAATAATCTTAAGAAGATGGACAAGATACAGAAAAAACTTTCTTCAGGCAAGAATTTTCAGCTTCCATCAGATGACCCAATTGGAGTATCTAGAAGTTTAAAGCTAAATACTGATATTGCGAAAATAGAACAGTATAAACGTAACTTAGATGATGCTGTGTCATGGCTTGAAATAACAGAATCAGCTGTAGCTGAAGTAGAGGATGTGTTGCAAAGAGCGAGAGAACTTACAGTTCAAGCTGCAAATGGTACGAATGGTAAAGATGATTTAAAGATGATATCAGCAGAAATTGGGCAATTAAAAGGGCAGTTGATAAATATAGCTAATACTACGTATGCAGGAAGATATATATTTTCTGGATATAAAACTGATACACCATTAGTTGATGAAAATGGTAAATTTAAATTAACAAACTATGAAGTAGGGGCCGGGACTTTTTCACCTCATGTGTTAGGCAAAAATGAAATTTCGAATTATAATGTAGGAATAGCTGACAAAATAGCAGTCAATGTGGTTGGAGTTAAAGTTTTTGGTAAATTTGAAGGTGACTTAGATAATCCTAATTTTGATACTGATGTGAACGGATATGAAATAGACAATACTAATAAAACTTCAGATTCAACAAATGCAGATCAGAGCTATTTAATAGCTATGTTTGACAGCTTAAAAACAGCTTTAGATAATGGAGACGCAGATACTATACAAAAAACACTTGGAAGAATAGATAAAGTTATGGAGAATTTATTATCTGTAAGAGCAGATATTGGAGCTAAGACAAATAGACTTGAATTAACTAAAAAGAGATTAGAGTCACAATCTATAAACTTTACAAAACTTTTATCTGAAAATGAAGAAGCAGATATTGCAGAGGTTATTATGAACTTAAAGATGAACGAAAATGTGTATAGAGCATCGCTATCAGCAGGTGCAAGAATAATACAACCAACACTTGTCGACTTTTTAAGATAG